Proteins encoded by one window of Massilia sp. NR 4-1:
- a CDS encoding DUF2491 family protein, producing MGWKDALGYLRAGAAKRGVGEEQREDGDLPLGARIGSLVNVQQSPLIRASAAGSLLALPDDGGPRIVAISQLKLNLSGKLYRYYLAKGDDDAQERFIQLYQNEQGEVAEILYCTQLARVIPETEEDQDAYTGSQGYGLGDPSYTLWREQLADQGYAASVLDAAFGPNEGAEYQRDVGSGGFVPPFTGTETRIDEAGGMQGLRQELYFMPYARSLNDGGKEYLLITTEILQSVNGAGKRGIHVDFVVGIPVEQERLVIQ from the coding sequence ATGGGCTGGAAAGATGCACTCGGCTACCTGCGCGCCGGCGCCGCCAAGCGCGGCGTGGGCGAGGAGCAGCGCGAAGACGGGGATCTGCCGCTGGGCGCCCGCATCGGCAGCCTAGTGAATGTGCAGCAGTCGCCGCTGATCCGCGCCAGCGCCGCCGGTTCCCTGCTGGCGCTGCCGGATGACGGCGGCCCGCGCATCGTCGCCATCTCCCAGCTCAAGCTGAACCTGTCGGGCAAGCTGTACCGCTACTACCTGGCCAAGGGCGACGACGACGCGCAGGAGCGCTTCATCCAGCTTTACCAGAACGAGCAGGGCGAAGTGGCTGAAATCCTGTACTGCACCCAGCTGGCGCGCGTGATCCCGGAAACGGAAGAGGATCAGGACGCTTACACGGGCAGCCAGGGCTACGGCCTGGGCGACCCCAGCTACACGCTATGGCGCGAACAGCTGGCCGATCAAGGCTATGCCGCCAGCGTGCTGGACGCGGCCTTCGGCCCGAACGAAGGCGCCGAATACCAGCGCGATGTGGGCAGCGGCGGCTTTGTGCCGCCGTTCACCGGCACCGAAACCCGCATCGACGAGGCGGGCGGCATGCAGGGCTTGCGCCAGGAGCTGTACTTCATGCCCTATGCGCGCAGCCTGAACGATGGCGGCAAGGAATATCTGCTGATCACGACGGAGATCCTCCAGAGCGTGAACGGCGCAGGGAAACGCGGTATCCACGTCGATTTTGTGGTCGGGATACCGGTGGAGCAGGAACGGCTCGTCATCCAGTGA